A region of Lycium barbarum isolate Lr01 chromosome 3, ASM1917538v2, whole genome shotgun sequence DNA encodes the following proteins:
- the LOC132630672 gene encoding pre-mRNA-splicing factor ATP-dependent RNA helicase DEAH1-like isoform X1 codes for MLARKQKAYTLLEADDDEYNDAGEKSSLATRKKKYRKRVEIQDDEDDKVARNRRRTSRDQDDRDNSESEEVILRDQREREELERHIRERDAAGTRKLAQPKLSRKEEEKAIRRADALDRDDIANLRKVSRREYLKKRQEKKLEELRDEIEDGQYLFEGVKLTEAERRELTHKQNIYELVKKKSEDTDDDMGEYRMPDAYDHESGVNQKKRFSVASQRDRDLDAAGKTKPFAEQEAWEKHQIAKATLKYGSKNIKPRSDEYKFMFENQIEFIKAAVMDGVNVDQKPPIESIEKSMAKSAFGKLQEDRKTLPIYHYRDDLLQAINDHQVLVIVGETGSGKTTQIPQYLHEAGYTKRGKIGCTQPRRVAAMSVAARVSQEMGVKLGNEVGYSIRFEDCTSEKTILKYMTDGMLLREFLGEPDLASYSVIMVDEAHERTLSTDILFGLVKDIARFRPDLKLLISSATLDAEKFSDYFDCAPIFKIPGRRFPVEIHYTKVPEADYMDAAVVTALQIHVTQPPGDILIFLTGQEEIETAEEIIKHRIRGLGTKIAELIICPIYANLPTELQTKIFEPTPEGARKVVLATNIAETSLTIDGIKYVIDPGFSKMKSYNPRTGMESLQVTPISKASANQRAGRSGRTGPGKCFRLYTAHNYMNDLEDITVPEIQRTNLANAVLSLKSLGIGTMDLMNFDFMDPPPSEALLTALELLFALGALNKLGELTTTGRKMAEFPLDPMLSKTIVASDKYKCSDEIISIAAMLSVGNSIFYRPKDKQVHADNAWMNFHTGNVGDHIALLRVYNSSKEANFSTDWCYENYIQVRSMKRARDIRDQLKGLLERVEIELTSNVNDLEAIKKCLTSGFFTHSARLQKAGTYRTVKHPQTVNIHPSSGLVQSLPRWVVYHELVLTSKEYMRQVTELKPEWLVEIAPHYYQLKDIEDSSSKKMPRGIGRVS; via the coding sequence ATGTTGGCGAGGAAGCAAAAGGCTTACACCCTTTTGGAAGCTGATGATGATGAATACAATGATGCTGGTGAGAAAAGTAGTTTGGCTACCCGTAAAAAGAAGTACAGGAAGAGGGTTGAAATCCAGGACGATGAAGATGACAAGGTTGCCAGGAATAGGAGACGAACTTCAAGAGATCAAGATGACCGTGACAACTCTGAGTCGGAAGAAGTAATTCTTCGGgaccaaagagagagagaggagttgGAACGACACATTAGAGAACGTGATGCTGCCGGGACTAGAAAGTTGGCACAGCCAAAATTATCGAGGAAGGAGGAAGAAAAGGCAATCAGGAGGGCTGATGCGTTGGACCGAGATGACATTGCAAATTTGAGGAAAGTTTCGAGACGAGAATACTTGAAGAAAAGGCAGGAAAAGAAGCTTGAGGAACTCAGAGATGAAATCGAAGACGGGCAGTACTTGTTTGAGGGAGTGAAGTTGACAGAAGCAGAGAGACGCGAACTAACTCATAAGCAAAATATATATGAACTAGTTAAGAAGAAATCAGAAGATACTGATGATGACATGGGCGAGTATAGGATGCCTGATGCCTATGATCATGAAAGTGGCGTAAATCAGAAAAAGAGATTTTCCGTGGCTTCGCAGCGTGACAGGGATCTAGATGCTGCTGGAAAGACGAAACCTTTCGCAGAACAAGAAGCATGGGAAAAACATCAAATTGCAAAAGCTACACTTAAATATGGGTCAAAAAATATAAAGCCAAGATCTGATGAATATAAATTCATGTTCGAAAACCAAATTGAGTTCATAAAGGCAGCAGTAATGGATGGTGTTAATGTTGATCAAAAGCCTCCCATtgaatcaatagagaaatctatggCTAAATCAGCATTTGGGAAACTTCAGGAAGATAGGAAGACACTACCAATTTATCACTACAGGGATGATCTGCTCCAAGCTATTAACGATCATCAGGTTcttgtgattgttggagaaacaGGCTCAGGGAAAACCACACAGATACCACAGTATCTACACGAGGCAGGGTATACTAAACGTGGGAAGATTGGATGTACTCAACCTCGTCGAGTTGCTGCAATGAGTGTTGCTGCACGTGTGTCTCAAGAAATGGGAGTCAAACTCGGCAATGAGGTTGGCTACTCCATTCGGTTCGAAGATTGCACTTCTGAGAAAACGATTCTGAAATATATGACCGATGGAATGCTTCTACGAGAATTCCTTGGTGAGCCTGATCTAGCCAGCTACAGTGTCATTATGGTTGACGAGGCTCACGAAAGAACACTTTCGACTGACATTTTGTTTGGGTTAGTAAAGGATATTGCCCGATTTCGGCCTGATCTGAAGTTGCTTATATCAAGTGCCACTCTAGATGCAGAGAAGTTCAGCGATTATTTTGACTGTGCACCAATTTTTAAAATTCCTGGAAGACGGTTTCCAGTTGAGATACACTATACGAAAGTGCCAGAGGCGGATTATATGGATGCAGCAGTAGTAACCGCTCTTCAGATCCATGTAACTCAACCACCAGGCGATATATTAATCTTTTTGACTGGGCAGGAGGAGATAGAAACAGCGGAGGAGATCATTAAGCATCGGATACGGGGTCTAGGGACGAAGATTGCTGAGCTGATAATTTGCCCGATATATGCAAACCTGCCAACAGAATTACAAACTAAGATATTTGAGCCCACTCCTGAAGGGGCTCGTAAGGTTGTCCTGGCTACAAATATTGCTGAAACATCACTGACAATCGATGGGATTAAATACGTTATTGATCCAGGATTTTCTAAGATGAAGTCTTACAACCCTCGGACGGGGATGGAGTCCTTACAGGTCACTCCTATATCTAAGGCATCTGCCAACCAACGGGCTGGTCGATCTGGAAGAACGGGTCCTGGAAAGTGCTTTCGGTTATACACTGCACATAACTACATGAATGATTTGGAAGATATCACAGTCCCAGAAATACAAAGGACCAACCTTGCAAATGCTGTGCTCTCTCTGAAGAGCCTTGGTATTGGGACTATGGACTTGATGAATTTCGACTTCATGGACCCCCCACCATCAGAAGCTCTACTTACAGCACTGGAACTGCTCTTTGCCCTTGGTGCCCTTAATAAGCTTGGCGAGTTAACAACAACAGGTAGAAAAATGGCCGAGTTTCCACTAGATCCGATGCTGTCCAAGACAATCGTTGCCTCCGACAAATACAAGTGTTCTGATGAAATAATAAGTATTGCTGCAATGCTTTCTGTGGGGAATTCAATCTTCTATCGTCCAAAGGACAAACAAGTCCACGCGGACAATGCATGGATGAATTTTCACACGGGCAACGTGGGAGATCATATCGCGCTGCTAAGGGTCTACAATTCCTCGAAGGAGGCAAACTTTTCAACAGATTGGTGCTATGAGAATTACATCCAGGTCAGAAGCATGAAGAGAGCTAGGGATATTCGAGATCAATTGAAAGGCCTGCTGGAAAGGGTGGAAATTGAGTTGACTTCAAATGTGAACGACTTGGAAGCTATAAAGAAGTGTTTAACATCAGGATTTTTCACACACTCAGCGAGACTACAAAAGGCTGGAACTTATCGAACTGTTAAACATCCCCAAACAGTTAACATTCACCCAAGCTCAGGTTTAGTGCAGTCGCTTCCTAGATGGGTCGTCTACCATGAGCTAGTCTTGACGAGTAAGGAGTACATGCGACAGGTTACTGAACTGAAACCGGAATGGCTTGTAGAAATAGCTCCTCACTACTATCAGTTGAAGGATATTGAAGACTCTAGCTCAAAGAAAATGCCTCGCGGAATTGGTCGGGTATCTTAG
- the LOC132630672 gene encoding pre-mRNA-splicing factor ATP-dependent RNA helicase DEAH1-like isoform X2, translated as MLARKQKAYTLLEADDDEYNDAGEKSSLATRKKKYRKRVEIQDDEDDKVARNRRRTSRDQDDRDNSESEEVILRDQREREELERHIRERDAAGTRKLAQPKLSRKEEEKAIRRADALDRDDIANLRKVSRREYLKKRQEKKLEELRDEIEDGQYLFEGVKLTEAERRELTHKQNIYELVKKKSEDTDDDMGEDLDAAGKTKPFAEQEAWEKHQIAKATLKYGSKNIKPRSDEYKFMFENQIEFIKAAVMDGVNVDQKPPIESIEKSMAKSAFGKLQEDRKTLPIYHYRDDLLQAINDHQVLVIVGETGSGKTTQIPQYLHEAGYTKRGKIGCTQPRRVAAMSVAARVSQEMGVKLGNEVGYSIRFEDCTSEKTILKYMTDGMLLREFLGEPDLASYSVIMVDEAHERTLSTDILFGLVKDIARFRPDLKLLISSATLDAEKFSDYFDCAPIFKIPGRRFPVEIHYTKVPEADYMDAAVVTALQIHVTQPPGDILIFLTGQEEIETAEEIIKHRIRGLGTKIAELIICPIYANLPTELQTKIFEPTPEGARKVVLATNIAETSLTIDGIKYVIDPGFSKMKSYNPRTGMESLQVTPISKASANQRAGRSGRTGPGKCFRLYTAHNYMNDLEDITVPEIQRTNLANAVLSLKSLGIGTMDLMNFDFMDPPPSEALLTALELLFALGALNKLGELTTTGRKMAEFPLDPMLSKTIVASDKYKCSDEIISIAAMLSVGNSIFYRPKDKQVHADNAWMNFHTGNVGDHIALLRVYNSSKEANFSTDWCYENYIQVRSMKRARDIRDQLKGLLERVEIELTSNVNDLEAIKKCLTSGFFTHSARLQKAGTYRTVKHPQTVNIHPSSGLVQSLPRWVVYHELVLTSKEYMRQVTELKPEWLVEIAPHYYQLKDIEDSSSKKMPRGIGRVS; from the exons ATGTTGGCGAGGAAGCAAAAGGCTTACACCCTTTTGGAAGCTGATGATGATGAATACAATGATGCTGGTGAGAAAAGTAGTTTGGCTACCCGTAAAAAGAAGTACAGGAAGAGGGTTGAAATCCAGGACGATGAAGATGACAAGGTTGCCAGGAATAGGAGACGAACTTCAAGAGATCAAGATGACCGTGACAACTCTGAGTCGGAAGAAGTAATTCTTCGGgaccaaagagagagagaggagttgGAACGACACATTAGAGAACGTGATGCTGCCGGGACTAGAAAGTTGGCACAGCCAAAATTATCGAGGAAGGAGGAAGAAAAGGCAATCAGGAGGGCTGATGCGTTGGACCGAGATGACATTGCAAATTTGAGGAAAGTTTCGAGACGAGAATACTTGAAGAAAAGGCAGGAAAAGAAGCTTGAGGAACTCAGAGATGAAATCGAAGACGGGCAGTACTTGTTTGAGGGAGTGAAGTTGACAGAAGCAGAGAGACGCGAACTAACTCATAAGCAAAATATATATGAACTAGTTAAGAAGAAATCAGAAGATACTGATGATGACATGGGCGA GGATCTAGATGCTGCTGGAAAGACGAAACCTTTCGCAGAACAAGAAGCATGGGAAAAACATCAAATTGCAAAAGCTACACTTAAATATGGGTCAAAAAATATAAAGCCAAGATCTGATGAATATAAATTCATGTTCGAAAACCAAATTGAGTTCATAAAGGCAGCAGTAATGGATGGTGTTAATGTTGATCAAAAGCCTCCCATtgaatcaatagagaaatctatggCTAAATCAGCATTTGGGAAACTTCAGGAAGATAGGAAGACACTACCAATTTATCACTACAGGGATGATCTGCTCCAAGCTATTAACGATCATCAGGTTcttgtgattgttggagaaacaGGCTCAGGGAAAACCACACAGATACCACAGTATCTACACGAGGCAGGGTATACTAAACGTGGGAAGATTGGATGTACTCAACCTCGTCGAGTTGCTGCAATGAGTGTTGCTGCACGTGTGTCTCAAGAAATGGGAGTCAAACTCGGCAATGAGGTTGGCTACTCCATTCGGTTCGAAGATTGCACTTCTGAGAAAACGATTCTGAAATATATGACCGATGGAATGCTTCTACGAGAATTCCTTGGTGAGCCTGATCTAGCCAGCTACAGTGTCATTATGGTTGACGAGGCTCACGAAAGAACACTTTCGACTGACATTTTGTTTGGGTTAGTAAAGGATATTGCCCGATTTCGGCCTGATCTGAAGTTGCTTATATCAAGTGCCACTCTAGATGCAGAGAAGTTCAGCGATTATTTTGACTGTGCACCAATTTTTAAAATTCCTGGAAGACGGTTTCCAGTTGAGATACACTATACGAAAGTGCCAGAGGCGGATTATATGGATGCAGCAGTAGTAACCGCTCTTCAGATCCATGTAACTCAACCACCAGGCGATATATTAATCTTTTTGACTGGGCAGGAGGAGATAGAAACAGCGGAGGAGATCATTAAGCATCGGATACGGGGTCTAGGGACGAAGATTGCTGAGCTGATAATTTGCCCGATATATGCAAACCTGCCAACAGAATTACAAACTAAGATATTTGAGCCCACTCCTGAAGGGGCTCGTAAGGTTGTCCTGGCTACAAATATTGCTGAAACATCACTGACAATCGATGGGATTAAATACGTTATTGATCCAGGATTTTCTAAGATGAAGTCTTACAACCCTCGGACGGGGATGGAGTCCTTACAGGTCACTCCTATATCTAAGGCATCTGCCAACCAACGGGCTGGTCGATCTGGAAGAACGGGTCCTGGAAAGTGCTTTCGGTTATACACTGCACATAACTACATGAATGATTTGGAAGATATCACAGTCCCAGAAATACAAAGGACCAACCTTGCAAATGCTGTGCTCTCTCTGAAGAGCCTTGGTATTGGGACTATGGACTTGATGAATTTCGACTTCATGGACCCCCCACCATCAGAAGCTCTACTTACAGCACTGGAACTGCTCTTTGCCCTTGGTGCCCTTAATAAGCTTGGCGAGTTAACAACAACAGGTAGAAAAATGGCCGAGTTTCCACTAGATCCGATGCTGTCCAAGACAATCGTTGCCTCCGACAAATACAAGTGTTCTGATGAAATAATAAGTATTGCTGCAATGCTTTCTGTGGGGAATTCAATCTTCTATCGTCCAAAGGACAAACAAGTCCACGCGGACAATGCATGGATGAATTTTCACACGGGCAACGTGGGAGATCATATCGCGCTGCTAAGGGTCTACAATTCCTCGAAGGAGGCAAACTTTTCAACAGATTGGTGCTATGAGAATTACATCCAGGTCAGAAGCATGAAGAGAGCTAGGGATATTCGAGATCAATTGAAAGGCCTGCTGGAAAGGGTGGAAATTGAGTTGACTTCAAATGTGAACGACTTGGAAGCTATAAAGAAGTGTTTAACATCAGGATTTTTCACACACTCAGCGAGACTACAAAAGGCTGGAACTTATCGAACTGTTAAACATCCCCAAACAGTTAACATTCACCCAAGCTCAGGTTTAGTGCAGTCGCTTCCTAGATGGGTCGTCTACCATGAGCTAGTCTTGACGAGTAAGGAGTACATGCGACAGGTTACTGAACTGAAACCGGAATGGCTTGTAGAAATAGCTCCTCACTACTATCAGTTGAAGGATATTGAAGACTCTAGCTCAAAGAAAATGCCTCGCGGAATTGGTCGGGTATCTTAG
- the LOC132630673 gene encoding L-type lectin-domain containing receptor kinase IV.1-like, producing MVKIFSQSRILPMFFNFFILVALFLFDFAPASCEVNAFTYNGFQLGNLSLDGITKLTSNGLLLLTDSKTQDRGHAFYPNPIHFKNSPNDTAFSFSTTFVFAIRSDYGTLSGHGLVFVIAPQRGIRGAVANHYLGLFNSSNNGNKSNHVVGVELDTIYSEDFGDINDNHVGIDINGLWSVASHPAGYFDGTGLFQNLTLISGQPMQVWVDYDGRTKQINVTVAPLHMGKPIRPLLVKSYDLSPVLDDTMYVGFSSSTGSVPTHHYILGWSFKTNGKAQELSQLPNLPRFGRKGTSRFVTIGLPLISLVSLVVATSMVVYYVRRKKYEELLEDWEREYRPQRFKYKDLYIATKGFREKELLGAGGFGKVYRGVMPITKLEIAVKKISHESRQGMKEFVSEIVSIGRIQHRNVVPLLGYCRRKGELLLVYEYMSNGSLDKYLYDQPRLTLDWSQRFRVIRGVASGLFFLHEECDHVVVHRDVKASNVLLDGEVNGRLGDFGLARLYGHGTDPQTTRVVGTLGYLAPEHTRTARATPSTDVFSFGAFLLEVACGRRPIQPKQDGDDFILVDWVFSCWNRGNILEAVDPNIGIDFVPGQVELVLKLGLFCSHSEPSFRPTMRQILLFLDGVVALPEFSALGVSSAGLTFDYRGGFDDFVKSYPSSSVYAHSHCPSVTDSLLSDGR from the coding sequence tcttcaattttttcatACTAGTGGCTCTCTTCTTATTTGATTTTGCACCAGCTTCTTGTGAAGTTAATGCATTCACTTACAATGGATTCCAATTAGGAAATCTTAGCTTGGATGGCATAACTAAGCTCACATCCAATGGCCTTTTGCTGTTAACAGATTCAAAAACACAAGATCGGGGCCATGCTTTCTATCCAAATCCAATTCATTTCAAGAATTCACCTAATGATACTGCATTTTCTTTCTCCACAACCTTTGTGTTTGCCATAAGGTCTGATTATGGAACTTTAAGTGGTCATGGACTGGTTTTCGTTATCGCGCCACAGAGAGGAATTCGGGGAGCTGTAGCAAATCACTATCTTGGCCTTTTTAactcatccaataatgggaataAATCAAACCATGTTGTGGGAGTTGAGCTCGATACAATCTATAGTGAGGATTTTGGTGATATCAATGACAATCATGTTGGAATTGATATAAATGGATTGTGGTCTGTAGCATCTCATCCAGCAGGTTATTTTGATGGTACTGGCTTGTTTCAGAACTTGACTCTAATTAGTGGCCAGCCAATGCAAGTTTGGGTTGATTATGATGGCAGGACTAAGCAAATTAATGTAACAGTGGCTCCATTACATATGGGGAAACCAATTAGGCCACTTTTGGTGAAGAGTTATGATCTTTCACCAGTTCTTGATGATACCATGTATGTTGGTTTTTCATCATCAACTGGTTCAGTTCCAACACATCATTATATCTTGGGATGGAGCTTCAAGACAAATGGGAAAGCTCAAGAACTCTCTCAACTTCCTAATCTTCCTCGTTTTGGACGCAAAGGGACTTCAAGATTTGTAACGATTGGCTTGCCGTTGATCTCTTTGGTTTCACTTGTTGTAGCAACCTCAATGGTGGTTTATTATGTAAGAAGGAAGAAGTATGAAGAACTTCTTGAAGATTGGGAACGCGAGTATAGACCGCAAAGGTTCAAGTATAAAGATTTGTACATAGCCACTAAGGGATTTAGAGAAAAAGAGCTATTGGGAGCTGGAGGATTTGGTAAAGTTTACAGAGGAGTGATGCCTATCACCAAACTTGAGATAGCTGTAAAGAAGATATCTCATGAATCAAGACAAGGGATGAAGGAATTTGTTTCGGAGATAGTAAGCATAGGTCGTATACAACACAGGAACGTAGTACCGCTTTTGGGTTATTGCAGGCGGAAAGGAGAGTTACTTTTGGTTTATGAATACATGTCTAATGGAAGTCTAGACAAGTATCTATACGACCAACCAAGACTCACTCTTGATTGGAGCCAAAGATTCAGAGTTATTAGAGGTGTAGCATCAGGACTATTTTTCCTACACGAAGAATGTGACCACGTAGTTGTTCATAGAGATGTTAAGGCCAGTAATGTCTTGTTGGATGGTGAAGTAAATGGAAGGCTAGGAGACTTTGGACTTGCAAGGCTATATGGTCATGGGACCGATCCTCAAACTACTCGTGTCGTTGGTACTCTTGGTTACCTGGCACCAGAGCATACCAGAACTGCCAGGGCAACACCTAGTACCGATGTATTTTCCTTTGGGGCTTTTTTGCTTGAAGTTGCCTGTGGTAGGAGGCCGATACAGCCAAAACAAGACGGTGATGATTTTATTTTGGTCGATTGGGTGTTCTCGTGCTGGAATAGGGGTAATATTCTTGAGGCTGTTGATCCAAATATAGGCATTGATTTTGTTCCAGGGCAAGTGGAGTTGGTGTTGAAGCTGGGCCTGTTCTGCTCTCATTCAGAGCCCTCGTTTAGGCCAACTATGCGACAAATCTTGTTGTTCTTGGATGGTGTTGTGGCCTTACCAGAGTTCTCAGCACTTGGTGTTTCATCAGCTGGCCTAACATTTGACTATCGTGGAGGTTTTGATGATTTTGTCAAGTCATATCCATCTTCTTCGGTTTATGCACATTCCCACTGTCCATCTGTAACAGATTCTCTTCTCTCTGATGGTCGATGA